AAATTCATATTCACTTTAAAGTGGAGGCACAAACTCAATATCCTGTCACAGACCAGAGAAACTATCTGCACTgctgaaaatgttctttgtaattGCTTGTGGAACTGACCTGTGACTAAAGTCCTCCAAGAAAATAACGACAAATAATTTGGATTTGTGCCTATATTCGGTCTAGCTTCTCACTGAGGAATTCCTCCACGCTGTCTGTGTTCCACTTGAGGATGCTGAGCTCTTCAGCGATGTTCCCGTTATCATCCAAAAGCTTTAGTACAGGATCTGAGCCTCTCACGTACTGCAACGTGGGAGGGAAAGAAAACAAGTGTTAGGATACAGCTCTGCCCTCAGCACACATGACAAACCATCAGGCACAATTCATCATCGCTACCTTGATCTGAAGACCTTTGAACATCTTCGGCTTGTCACTCCTGACAAAAGCTGAGGAGAAAAATGGAGTAACAAATGTCAGGTAATCAATCAGCCAATTAGCCTTTCAACTTTACAACTGAGGGGCTGTAATTAGCAACAAATGCAAAACCTCTTGAGAATGCAGTGTTAACAGCAGAACAGACAGTTGAAAACACAGGACAGCTACAGCTGAAGTAAACACAGCCATATGGCTGACAGGCTGGACAGGCTCCAGACGTCTACCCCCCACACCCCACACTGAGCGGGGCTGCAGTAGCTCCAAAGTAACTTCACACTGAATTACACCGAGTATGAAGGGGgatataccacacacacacacacacacccgtaaGTATTGCATTTATGTACTGAAGGTCAAATTTGAAGGGTAGACAGGAAGTTGGTGTCGTTATGACGTTACGCTCCAATTCTAAATAAATCCGAGGGCTTGCCGTGGTTTCTCATCTTTCACCATTTCTTTGAAAGCCAAAGACTTCAGGGTGCCACCGATGAGTCAAACCAAAATGTGAGCTGTGAAAGAAATCTTACCTTGGACTTGAGGGAACCTTCCCAGTTTTCATCCACACACCTCGAGGATGGCACCAGCGTAGagctgtgtgcagagaaaaacaGTGACAGGTTGTCCATAAGTAGATTTTGTTCCCACACATCAATGCCCTCACACAGAGACTGAATGCACTGAGCCTCTGCTGGTGGTAGCATGTCTGGCCCAAAGGAGTAATTTGACTCAAGCAGACTGATTCATAAAAGTGTCCGGGTGACTCCTTGGGGGTCATAAAACCGCAAGCCTGGGCATATGGAGCAGGGCTGATGGATGCAAGTGTACAGGACTCGCTTGTAATCAAACCTCCAGCCCTAATATACAATAAGTTAGAGGAAACAGGCATTTTACAGCAGTATTTGAAGAAGACCACACTCTGGCTTGCTGTTTgtaggaaggaggaggaggagaagcaagTAAAAGGTCGGATTGTCTGGTTCACACTGCAAATTAAATTACTTATGCAAAGCTGAGATCCTCTCTTGTCCTCTTTTCCTGTGTTTCTATAAACACTCTGGTGCTGCTTTTCATTTTACCACGCACAGACAATTAGAGGACCAGAGCAAACTACAAGCATTCACTGCAGCCTAACATTTCAGACTGCGGTTAATTAGATGATCGCACAAAAACATGCACTTAATAATTACTCATTAACCTTATCCATGTCCTAATCTTACTGTTAGATACTCTTATCAATCATGCAGACTGCAAAGAGCTATGTTCACTACAAACTAAAATATCAATATAACGGCTAACCTTTATGTTGATATTTGCCGTTTTTAAGTCTAAATAGGATCTGCAATATTGGAGAACACAGCAATAAGGTTTAATGCCAAAAGAGGTCATCTGAAGTAATCCTTTTGCTGTAATTGAGATTATTCTGGGCTGTTGCACTTTAAAATGTTTGCGTAATTATTTTACAACATATTTACAGCtttgaactgcagtttttcatatttattgtacTTTTAATAgtaaaatattcatttcaataaaacaaaaataaactacaGAATGCACTAACATGAAGAACAGGTTAGCCTTTGCAAGGgtgtggctctttttttttcttttttttttttttacatactgcACATCAGTATCACAGAGGAATAaaggatacacacacatttgattcATTCACAGTTGattttgttgatgttgtcacCAACTGTACACTCTAGACTCTTAACACAGGTGTACCGGCTCCACAGAAATGTAATGTATTATCACACCAAGGGGAGCTGAGGTGCTGCAATGCACGGGTGCTCTGCAGAGAAGTGCACATTTGGAAATGAGTAACCGAAATGCCCTCCATGCTCAGTGAATCATACTAATCGACAAGGCTCTGCAATAAGCCATATCTCTGAAGGTTTAATGATACGGCACTGATGTCAATTGAAAAACTGAAAAGAATTCTTAAGCTAGATAATTGTTGCTGTCTGGGGAGAAAATATACTTAGGAGACACCATCATTTCAACTAGTACCCCCAGTGTGCAGCTGAAGACAGGCGATTGCTCTTCTAAGGGACATTTTCACTCAAAGCatagggaggaagaggagtaatCTTTGCTCCAAGTGCCTGTCTGAAACAGAGTTATCATCAAAAGATGTAATGAGGTGTGCACTATTTTCCAAGGTGTTGTTGCTAGGATACCACACACGTGCTCTCAGGGCTTTGTttaatcaaagaaaaaaaaatgacatggtTTTCATACCGTCACTGGACTCAATGTAATCTGTCTAGGAACAGGAGGGACTCCTTTTGAATTATCAAATCTCAGTCATGCAGCACAAAATAACAGCAGGAGCCTAACGTTATCTAATTTTACTGCAGCCACTTTGATTACATTTCATCTATACTCACTGAATCTCCCATTTCATTATAATACTCTAGATTCTGTGACTTTCACACAGGTATTACATGTTTGCACGTTCTGtgagctgcttttcttttttaatcctTTACCTTGCGGGCTTCCATCTGGGCCTCCTGCTGGCAGCACTGCCGGCAGTTTGGCTGGAGTTTGGTGAGGCTGAACTCTCCGAGAAGGTCAcaggagctgcacagcaggTTGCTGGAGAAGCCCAGTTCCCTGCAAGCCTCAGAAGACAGCTCGGCACCGTACACCGACagctggagacagacaggaggagatgaaagagaggaagaaacaaaaGAGAAACTCATAAACTGCTTATTTCCCATGGGCAAATGTGTGACGGCTGAAATGAGGAAGTAACACTGGAACATTGAGAAGTCTGTCATCTGTGTGTCACACAATCTGTTTCAGTAATAACATAGCAAAGTCGACAACTCTCAACAAATGTAATGTTAATATTCTGTTCAGATTTTATGGTCTTCTGGGAATAGGGGTGAATATTTAGCCTCCAATAAATAGTTGCTTTTACAAACAAATATATACAAATCCAAATATTGCAAATAGCAAAATTGCTACTTATTTTTTTACACCTGTCCTATAAGTGAAACTGAAATAACCCATAAAAGGTCGACTATCTATTAGACAATATGCATTCTGCACTTCGTCCTTTTCAACGTTATCTAATTTGAACTGGTAAAATGTTTTAGCTAACATTTAAGGGTTAAACTCGGGAAGGTTTGGCGACTCAAGTCAATTGAGAACACCGGAAGTGTTACTTTGATGTTGACTCTCGCTTTCAAAACACACGGTTTAGTGTGCCAATACATTTATAATCTATAAAATTATTTAGCTAAGAAACTAAAGACACTGTGGAGGCTTGTTTTGGGTCAGTACACACAGTGGTTTTTCAGAATGAGCCACGTCATATTTGAACCTCCGGGTCCAGCAGGATACGGATCACAAAACGGAACATAACGTCGGCCAGCTGACAGCCTTGCCGAGTGTACATAATcagcatttgtgtgtctaatAACGGGTAGAAATGACCATTTTCACCGTTACTCTGCTTACCGTTTTTAACAGCGACAGAAGCCACAGGAGATACACCTCCCCCGACATTTTGCAGCTTGCTTTGTTAGCACAATTGCTGTTAGGACCCTTTTATTTGAGTGAAGGGAGCCTCAGTAGCGCCTGACTGATTGTGATAAATGATCATTTGTCTTTaggacattttttacatttctggGCAGACTTTCATGTAGAAATGTATACAAAAGTTTAATCATACATAAAAAGTAattagaacattttttttaattattattttatgtttttgcgTTCTGGCATATACCAACGTCGCCCCTGGAATTCTTCCTCGCTCCTACTGTTCCCGGGCCTTACAAATACTAGAGCGCCATCTGCTGTTTGAGTCCAAGTCAGTTTGTGAGAGCTGTCCAATCCGGACTGAACAGACAGTGACAGTCAACGAATAGAAATGCTGAGCTCTGTGGTGGACTGTTGCTACATCCAATGGCCTGAGCGGTACTAAGAGTGTGTCCGTGGTGGTGAACACACTGGATGGGACAGGACAGCGCTGCATGGGGAACGCAAGCGACAGTGGCTGCTACCAACGCTCCCACATCCCGGAGGCACCAACCTGGACTCTGGAGAAATTTTACGACGGAAATTGACTTGATGAAATAACCAAGCCGAGTATGAACACATCGCATTTGAGGTAACCAAAGGATTTGAACACTGGGAGAGAGCCACACACAaatagagggagggagggagaaggagagggccatgcacacacactcagccgcTTTGTAATCACCGtcatcgctgtgtgtgtgttttcagtgtctcctcctctgagcaTGGACTGACCAAATCCCTCTCTGGATGATTTGATGGGGCTGCTCAGAGTCATGATGCCGCCCAAGTTGCAGCTTCTGGCGCTGCTGGCGTTCGCAGTGGCCATGTTCTTCCTGGAGAACCAGAtccagaagctggaggagtCTCGGGGAAAGCTCGGTAAGTTTAAGGAGGCTGCAGTCCGTACCCATCCCGTCTAAGCGCTCCAGGAACACCGCGGGCTAGATGTGTGAAGTCCCTTTAATCTCTGTCTCTTTGGGTCAGCATCCCCATTGTTGTGCATTTGGGTCAGTAAGAGACAGGGAGCTGACAGCCTTATCCTGCGCTCCTGCTCCATCCACGGTCTCGGAGACATGTCATGAAATGAACTTTGCATAAAAATAATCCTCCCAAATTTTGGtcgattttttttaatttatgtggCCAATGCATTGTGAGACTGAAGAGGTGTCTGACgccctgcagacagagaggatgtgATTGTGTGTGGATATAGAATCAGTTGATTATTGATTCATCTGGTAGCTGTTTTCAGCACTGTGGCTACTTGTCAAAAAGTGTTTGGAAACTGACGATGACTGTTTCTTAAAGTGTAAGGTGGCAAATATGTTTGGGGAAGTTACTTTGGTGAGTCAGTGATCTTTAACTCAAGATAGCTGGGTAAACCATTATTCTACATCTAGTGAGAGAAGAGTTGAAGAAATATGTGATACGGCGCCGGGTCAGCGAGGGTGCTGCTTCTTGTCTTAGAATATGATGTTACAGAAGCATATTTCAGTGCTCGCacatatttttagttttatcCTGCTTTTATGGGGACACCACTCCACCCTGCTGCAAATCCTCTCCTGCCCCTTCACCAAACTCTTTTTTATGATTGAAACATGGCCGGTGCTGTGTTGAAATCTCATTGCTCACTCCCATCAGGGGCTCAGTCCCAGTAAAGATGTGGGACATTTCAGGATTATTTCTATGGTGCCTACACCGtggggatttcttttttttagggAGCAGCAGAGCTGAGCAGACACTCTGAGGGTGCAGCCAGCGTACCTCAGGGGTTCGCACCACATTGTGTGTCTTTTGATGAGTGAAGGAGCCTGGCATTGAAGAGAATGTGAGCCAGTGGACATTTTGGCATGTTGCAGCGGGAAAAGCACAGGTGTTATTAATGATGGTGGAGTGAGTTCCATTTAGGTGAGGCAGTTTCAGAGTCCTGATGTTGTGCGCGCTGGCTCGCTCACATGGCTTGCAGGGACACTTAATGGAAGCAAGAAATCAGTACTGTTGTTCGTAATAAATGGGCTTTTCCTGCTAGGAAAGTGTAAACAGGGCCTCTCACATTTGAACATATACTGTTGCTGTCAGAGTAATGTTCCTGAAGTGCATTCAGACAAATGGAGATGGGTTTAAACAGATATCAAAATGTCCAGTCAGCCAAAATACTCTTCTTTCCGTTGCCAGTGATTTTTCCCTCTGGTGCGCCATGCTTAATGTAAGAGTTGGTGACAATATAAAGCAGCATGGATGCTTGTGACTATGTTGTGATCTCTTTATGTGAAAACATCCATGGCTGTGTTGGAGTCTCATGGCTGCAGATAGTCCGGTGTCTTTAATCTTTTATCATGAATATGTTGGGTCTTTTTCTGTCAATTGGTCCGTAATAAATGACAAACCGTCTAATGTCCTCAGAGCTGTGGTTGGCATCTTCAGATAACTTGTAACCTGCGGCTGTCTAAGCCCTTCAACATGTGATCAATCAGTAGAATCAACAGAAGGTTAATTGGCAACTATTTTACTCAGCCCATCTGATTAGCACGTGGCTGCATTGTTGATTTAGTAAACAGCGATTCACCTCTGAATTTCTATTGTTATCGGTCAGACTAAATCAGACTGCTTAAAAAATGATTGAATAATACATGATTTAAAGTAAATGGACATATTTTCTTCAGTCAAAGCTCAGTGTAAGCTGGGAGGTTTCCAAGCCAGATTGTGCATGAAATAATCTATTTTGTCATCTTAATTGAATAAAGTTTCACATCTTGAGTTTCACATGTTGGAACAATCAGGGGTCCTGCAGGGGTAGATGGCTATATTGGCCTGTGACATggtttgctgctgctgtaaagagCTATACATTACACCCAGTGAAAATCCAAACTCTCCtgggatacacacacatacacagacacacactcacactcacatgctGAAACAGAACCTTAGAGGCCTTTCCCCCGACTGCCCACAACCACGAGAATCTGTTGACTTGGCAAAAAGCGCTCTGATGGATGACTGGACTGAGCAGACGTCTGTATACTGGAGCTCTGAATTATGTGCTGCATAGCCAAATAGTTGTGACTGAAGCTTTCACAGGCATGATGCTGAGAGACAGCCTGCGGCCGGTCACATTACCAGGTACGCCTGCAGCACATCCATCTGTGCGACACTAAAAAGCAGCGTAACAACCATAACAAGGACAGGTGGCATCCAAACCCAAACCAAGATGCCATGAATAACTCTTACATGTTAATTAGTGGGAACATAGTCAAAAGAAAAATCTCTATATGTCACTATCATCCacagtgtttttacatgttCACAATTAACTTCTTGTGTGTTGGAATGACCTGTGCTGTCTCCTCACAGCGTGGGATCCTAATGCCTGACACGCAGGTTGAATCATTTCCCCATTAGATGCCTCCCGCAGGGCAGACAAGCTGTGATTTGCTTCCAAGCTAATCGCCATCCCAAGGTTTCACTGAGAAGTGTCCTGCATTACAAACATGCCGCgatgcagctgtgtgtcctgctgtggcccTAATCCATTATTCTGACAGGATTCCTCTGCTCACCGGCACCGCAGCCGACTGGGTCAACAGTAAGGCAGACTGACTGTGGACGGACAGATAAAGTTTTTTTACGAATGATCCACGTATGGTGATCAAGGCCGCTTTCCATGCCCGGCAGATACAGCCTTGAATATGGTTATGCAACCTCGAAATTTGAAACCAACATGCATAAGTACTGCTTCGTTGATGTGTTAGCCTTGAATTTATCTTTTTAAGAACTTGAGAAAATGTGATGAGGTAGTTAAGAGTTAACTATGAATATTCCCACATCTCCACTCTTTAAACAGATGATGGTGCTAAGACTCAAATGCTTATGGTTTAAATTGGTGTAAATTATTAGTGTATTCATTGTGAAGCATTGTGTAGCTGGGGCtgccaaatgtgtgtttttgttccagCCAGTCATTGGAGAGTCCCAGTGgtcaatgggtgagaggcaggatAAGTCACCAGGCAAACAGACAAACCGCTAGTCACAATCGGGCAATCTGTCCCACTTAACCTAATAAGCATGTCTtgggaatgtgggaggaagcctgAGTAGCTAGCGCTGGGAGAACATGGCAGCTCCACACAGAAAGCAGGATGAGCCTTCTAGCTGTGAGGTGAGCGCACCCCCACTGAAAAAATGAACTGTACGTCTTATTGTTGATTGAGTGATAAAACCTAGCTATGCAATTTATGCCTATAAGACTGTGACCACTCTGACCACATAATAAGTCTGCTTAGACACTCACCCACCCATGTCACCGCTACTCAGCTTCCACCTTGGATTAACTGAGAGCCAGGCAGCCAAAGCCCCAACACTGAGCTTCAAACCCACTCTTCAGGAAGCCTGTGGGCAACATCACAGCGTTTGTCCATCTTCATTTACAGTCTACAGCTACATCATGACATTAGTCCCTATGTAAAAGTGCACCAGCAGAAAGATATTCAAGAACTTCTGAAATGCCAAACTTTATTTCCTCAGGGAGAGTATTCATAAACAGAGATTTCATTCCAGACAGCCCGGCTTTTTGTCAAACCAGACAGACAACTTGTAGCTGTCAGTGGCTGGTTAATTCAAGACGAGAGTTATGGTATATTGAGAGCTGCATAAATAGAAACATTGCTTATAAAACTGTCACCTTGTGGCCCTTGTAACTAGAGAAAAAAGACCTCTTCCACCCTCTGCCCTGCAGGCCATGTGAGGGCTGCTTGTCTCCCAGCAGGACAGACACTCAgaaaccccccaccccctccctcaACACCATCCCTTTTATCTGCTGGCCGTTATTCAGCCTGATTAAAGGAATTCAATTTCCATCTGTTGCATGGTGATATTTATTTCCAGACACAAGCGGCTCTGTGACGAGCACTGAGAATGAAGAGAGATGCTGTTGAATGCAGAAGAAGGAAGTGGATTCATACGCTTATTGTCAAAgtgtttgcagagctgacgcaAGACTTAAGCATTCATTTGTTGCCACAGCCCATCGCTTCGGGGCCTGCGTTTGAATTTGACTTTGATTGTCATGCCAGGCACTCGCAGCCCACCCTCACACACTTCTGCTACAGGACAGGGGGGATCGGATCAGGAATTTGCTCTTGAAAGGACATCGGTCAggcgtctgtctgtctgtcctcatgcATGCTCTGCATGGACTTTGACTGGACAACTGTTCTGCTGCAACACATTGATTCATAATGTTTCTAACATAAAACATTTATCTGCACATGTACGAAACATTACTTTGCAAGCGTATAGCACATTTTGTTGTACTCCTACGCATTTGTCGAGGCTGTAATAACTGATGTGTGTGACTCACTCAACACCAAACGGTAGCTTCCTTTATAGAGATAATTGCGGACATGTTGGCAGCACTAAACTAGAGTGTCCAGTTTATTTCCACAACTCCATGCCTGCATCCTGACAGCAGTGACATACAAACAGCATTGTAGTACTGCAGCCCACGTTCAAGTGTGAACTCAGCATTCAGATTCCCTTTGAACTCTCCCTCACACCCCACATCTCCATCTTTAGCTGCCCCAAAGTGTATAAAGGGTGCACGACTCATTTGCTTTCACTCTGCACCTTGGCATCTGCCACCATAAGCAGCCGCTGGCGTCTAACACGTAGACCTGCCTGCTCAGTCACTCTCTGAAACATGCCATTTGAGCAGCTAATGGAGGGGAGCCCACTGCGGAGATGGGCGTAGGTGTCGAGGATGGATTTGTTGTGGGAGGTTGGGAGGCAGAGTGCTAATGGTCATACTGGGCTTGTGCTGTATTGTTAGAAGCAGGCTTTGATTGGGGCTGAGGATTTATGGCCCCTAGCGTGCACTTTGTCTGACAGGGAATATGTTCCTGCAAAGTGGCActcgcagcagcagcaaccagaGCCGGCTCTGCATTCGCTGCTGTAGCAGGATGACAGACAGGCTAATCGGGGTGTTATGGACGGTTTCACACCCTGGATGTAATTGGAGGCTGTTCTAGAAGAGCAACCCACTCCAATACCACCCATCACTCCCCACAGCAGCTGGCCTCTCCCCAAtgtccccctccttcctcctcttcgctGTCTTCCCTACgtcttcatctcctcctgtgTCACTGTTGGGCAGAGCTGTCAGCTCAATCTAAGCAAATATGAGCTTCAAATATCACGTGCACCAAAAACCTGCAGGCCAGATTGACTAAGCTCATGGGACAAGTGGAGCTCTGATTGATGGATGGTGAGATATTATGTAActaaaatgatatttaaaaacattggtCCTGAATGTTTCTACACACATGGAGCAGAAATGATTCTCCAGACTCTGTTTTAATGATGATAAGAACCACAAATCCAGTTTGGTCTGTGGAGTTCATGCCTTGCCATACCTAGTTAGAGCCTGTGGGTTTTTGACAGATGATGGAGCCTGCGGTTGTAAACACATGACAGCAGGTGTCAGTTTCCGCACTTCTCCTCTGCAGAGTTAGCAgggttttctttctctccctgacACCATTCAGCTCCTCCTCTAACTAGGAAACGGCAAGCGACTAATAAACCCCTGTCACGATAATAACTTATAATGACAGTACTCTCATCTGACTCCGTCTGGATCAATAGTTGTAAACAACTTCTTTATTTGCTTGCTTAGTCTCTTCTGTGATATTTAAATCCCTCTTGTGTTTTATTAACCTCATTGGACGCGTGCCTGAATGCAGAATATCTGCTGCTGGCTTCAGAAAGAAGGTGCTATCAAAGGAGGAGGACGTgaagtggagggaggggggtgaaTTGAAAGAGATGATTTAATTTTCATTGTGACAGAAATATTTAAAGCCTTAGCTGGTGAAAATCATAAGCCTCtacacacaagaaaaagaaatgaagaaagcAGGCCTGCAGCATTTTTACAACCAGTTTCATCAGAACATGCAGGGataaaggaggaaggaagatgTTGGAGCATGTGGCTCTTGTTCTTCCTCAGCCCCTGGTTTAACTTTGCTCCTGATAGTTGGCTTCAAGCTGCCTTTATCTTGTGTATACTTGTCACACGCCAAGCATCCTTAGGGATGAACTGCTAATGGGGCGCTACTACACTGTTTCCATTtcactccttcttcttcacctctttTGGTGCGTCCCcgtccttctttctttctccttttttggtttctctgcatgtgttttcatTCCCTCTCCTCAGTCTGCTGATCAGAGTAAGTAGAACTGCCAAATTGCCTGCTACAAGTTTAATAGCCAGGATACAAATAAGTAAAtgcagctgtgatgtgtgtgtgtgtgtgtgtgtgtgtgtgtgtgtgtgtgtgtgtgtgtgtgtgtgtgtgtgtgtgtgtgtgtgtgtgtgtgtgtgtgtgtgtgtgtgtgtgtgtgtgtgtgtgtgtgtgtgtgtgtgtgtgtgtgtgtgtgtgtgtgtgtgtgtgtgtgtgtgtgtgtgtgtgtgtgtgtgtgtgtgtgtgtgtgtgtgtgtgtgtgtgtgtgtgtgtgtgtgttattaatgAAGTATCGGGGCTGCTGAATATTCAGCTCCAACACTCAGACTGTCCCCTGCTGAGTCAACATCAGTAAGatttgtgtctctttctgttttgttttttcatagaCTTCTGCCTGACTTCGCTCAGTAATTCGAGCCACCAGATTGATTGATCGCTCTTTTTTGGACCCGTGtcctgctctgcagctgacCAGTGTTAATGCACTCTGTTAGATTGCTGCTGATTCTGAGATTGTTAAACACAGCATCTGATTGACATGACTGA
This sequence is a window from Parambassis ranga chromosome 17, fParRan2.1, whole genome shotgun sequence. Protein-coding genes within it:
- the selenof gene encoding selenoprotein F, which translates into the protein MSGEVYLLWLLSLLKTLSVYGAELSSEACRELGFSSNLLCSSCDLLGEFSLTKLQPNCRQCCQQEAQMEARKLYAGAILEVCGUKLGRFPQVQAFVRSDKPKMFKGLQIKYVRGSDPVLKLLDDNGNIAEELSILKWNTDSVEEFLSEKLDRI